In Pseudomonadota bacterium, one DNA window encodes the following:
- a CDS encoding Zn-ribbon domain-containing OB-fold protein yields MGFEKFGRKSFTGITKMAKFVDFLAEGKVEGTVCKKCGAKFFPPRADCSVCLSKEMDWFEMPKNGKLETFTTAMYAPFGFEADPPYTMGVVDFGSGLKLFARLAKDIKPEDVSVGMDVAIRTMKYDDGQMSFEIVKA; encoded by the coding sequence AGGTATAACAAAGATGGCAAAGTTTGTTGATTTTCTCGCAGAAGGAAAGGTAGAAGGCACAGTGTGCAAAAAATGCGGTGCAAAGTTTTTCCCGCCAAGGGCAGATTGTTCTGTCTGTCTATCAAAAGAGATGGACTGGTTTGAAATGCCAAAAAACGGAAAACTTGAAACATTCACAACCGCTATGTACGCGCCCTTTGGTTTCGAGGCAGACCCGCCATATACAATGGGTGTGGTAGACTTCGGCAGTGGCTTGAAACTCTTTGCCAGACTGGCAAAAGACATAAAGCCTGAAGACGTGAGCGTCGGAATGGATGTCGCTATCAGGACTATGAAATATGACGACGGCCAGATGTCTTTTGAGATCGTAAAGGCGTGA